One genomic window of Corythoichthys intestinalis isolate RoL2023-P3 chromosome 18, ASM3026506v1, whole genome shotgun sequence includes the following:
- the trim37 gene encoding E3 ubiquitin-protein ligase TRIM37 isoform X1 — MDEQSVESIAEVFRCIICMGKLRDARLCPHCSKLCCFSCIRRWLTEPGARCPHCRAPLQLRDLVNCRWAEEVTQQLDTLQLCSLTKHEDNDKDKCENHHEKLSVFCWTCKKCICHQCALWGGMHGGHTFKPLVEIYEQHVTKVKEEVTKLRRRLMELISLVQEVERNVEAVRGAKDERVREIRNAVEMMIARLDNQLKNKLITLMGQKTSLTQETELLESILQEVEHQLHSCSKSELISKSPEILLMFQQVHRKPMQSFVTTPVPPDFTSELVPAYDSSTFVLVNFSTLRQRADPVYSPPLQISGLCWRLKVYPDGNGVVRGNYLSVFLELSAGLPETSKYEYRVEMVHQTSSDPSKNIIREFASDFEVGECWGYNRFFRLDLLASEGYLNMQTDTLVLRYQVRSPTFFQKCRDQYWYIGQLESAQSGYIQQINNLKERLAIELFRHRSSPPEPRPAVSERDPRAVKSDGDIQTTLSNGKKAGNDDVRTSHDDSNELSDGDLEVDCLTEEEVNPLDCSSTSGSSTATSNTEENDIDEETMSGENDVDFIGNLDTEEGELPDDLDGAAGGSSFCLRSSLLSSALSRVNGGGGASAAAAGAVGGSGSSSLLDMDPVILIRLLDLKEHDNVETLWGLQPRPPASLLHSQADLSSRKDRERRPQVVRRSAPDSAVLVRLKAQIAEVRNKMSDIKSQVPEPRAAGEPRPGPSAIAHPESSAGRSRPYRPGQKCPSSVLESDDASGGRQRSPDRTEKDGVELGLHLKEAVDGGTKTTDGTQLSPEQSSSKRLTCTASGRRDDVFSLVGSGYAAARTLWCGSPARLETMGSATLDSENESSASSHLCSRDGSSSQPQSSEGQFAPEPLAPVAVAATSSESDSEDEDALLVADSRYDSQTPPCTGESLSEDMTDR; from the exons ATGGATGAACAAAGCGTGGAG AGCATCGCCGAGGTGTTCCGCTGCATCATTTGCATGGGGAAGCTGAGGGACGCTCGCCTCTGCCCACACTGCTCCAAGCTCTGCTGCTTCAGCTGCATACGG CGCTGGCTGACGGAGCCTGGAGCTCGGTGTCCACACTGTCG AGCTCCACTCCAGCTGAGGGACCTGGTCAACTGCCGCTGGGCCGAGGAGGTGACGCAACAACTGGACACGCTGCAGCTTTGCAGCCTCACCAAGCACGAGGATAACGACAAAGACAA ATGTGAGAACCATCACGAGAAGCTGAGTGTCTTCTGCTGGACGTGTAAGAAATGCATCTGCCACCAGTGCGCTCTGTGGGGCGGCATG CACGGCGGCCACACCTTCAAGCCGCTTGTGGAGATCTACGAGCAGCACGTGACTAAAGTGAAGGAAGAGGTGACCAAGCTGCGCCGACGCCTCATGGAGCTCATCAGCCTAGTGCAGGAAGTG GAAAGGAACGTGGAGGCGGTGCGGGGAGCCAAGGACGAGCGGGTCAGGGAGATCCGCAACGCTGTGGAGATGATGATCGCCCGTCTGGACAACCAACTGAAGAACAAACTCATCACGCTCATGG GCCAGAAGACATCCTTGACCCAGGAGACAGAGCTGCTGGAGTCCATTTTACAGGAAGTGGAGCATCAG CTCCACTCGTGCAGTAAGAGCGAGCTGATCTCCAAGAGTCCGGAGATCTTGCTGATGTTCCAGCAGGTCCACAGGAAGCCCATGCAGTCCTTCGTCACTACGCCCGTGCCGCCTGACTTCACCAG TGAGCTTGTTCCTGCCTACGACTCCAGCACTTTTGTTTTGGTGAACTTCAG CACCCTGAGGCAACGGGCTGACCCGGTCTATAGCCCTCCTCTGCAAATATCTGGACTCTGTTGGAGACTCAAAGTCTACCCG GATGGTAACGGTGTTGTTCGTGGCAACTACCTGTCCGTGTTTTTGGAGCTGTCCGCAGGACTCCCCGAAACGTCAAA GTATGAGTACCGCGTGGAGATGGTCCACCAGACCTCCAGCGACCCGAGCAAGAACATTATCCGGGAGTTTGCCTCAGACTTTGAGGTGGGCGAGTGCTGGGGCTACAACCGCTTCTTTCGGCTGGACCTCCTGGCCAGCGAGGGCTATCTGAACATGCAGACGGACACGCTGGTGCTCAG ATACCAGGTGCGATCGCCCACCTTCTTCCAGAAGTGCAGAGACCAGTACTGGTATATCGGCCAGCTAGAATCTGCTCAGAGTGGCTACATCCAGCAGATCAACAACCTCAAAGAG CGATTGGCCATCGAGCTGTTCCGCCACCGCTCCTCGCCCCCCGAACCGAGGCCGGCAGTCTCCGAACGGGACCCCCGTGCCGTCAAGAGCGATGGCGACATTCAGACTACGCTGAGCAACGGGAAAAAAGCCGGCAACGACGATGTGCGAACCTCGCACGATGACTCCAAC GAGCTGTCTGACGGGGACCTGGAGGTAGACTGCCTCACCGAGGAGGAGGTGAACCCCCTGGACTGCAGCAGCACTTCAGGGAGCTCCACGGCCACCAGCAACACTGAAGAGAACGACATTGATGAAGAAACCAT GTCCGGTGAGAACGACGTGGACTTCATCGGAAACCTCGACACGGAGGAAGGAGAGCTCCCCGATGACTTGGATGGAGCCGCCG gtGGTTCCAGCTTCTGCTTGCGTTCCTCACTTCTCAGTTCAGCTCTTAGCCGTGTCAACGGAGGAGGCGGGGcttctgctgctgctgctggtgcAGTCGGTGGCAGCGGAAGCAGCAGCCTCCTTGACATGGACCCGGTCATCCTCATCCGTCTGCTAGATTTGAAAGAACATGACAACGTGGAGACCCTGTGGGGGCTTCAGCCTCGACCGCCGGCATCTCTTCTCCACAGCCAAG CAGATCTGTCCTCAAGGAAAGACCGGGAGCGTCGTCCCCAAGTGGTGCGTCGCTCCGCCCCGGATTCGGCGGTCCTCGTGCGACTCAAGGCGCAGATCGCTGAGGTACGCAACAAAATGTCTGACATCAAGAGCCAGGTGCCGGAGCCCCGCGCGGCCGGAGAACCTAGACCCGGTCCGTCTGCGATCGCGCACCCGGAGTCGTCCGCCGGTCGGTCCAGGCCGTACCGCCCAG GGCAGAAATGTCCGTCGTCTGTCCTGGAAAGCGACGACGCTTCCGGGGGACGTCAGAGGAGTCCGGATCGGACGGAAAAAGATGGCGTGGAACTCGGACTGCATCTCAAAGAAGCTGTGGACG GAGGAACAAAGACGACGGACGGAACTCAGTTGTCACCAGAGCAGTCGTCCTCCAAGCGACTGACGTGCACGGCTTCAGGGCGCAGGGACGACGTATTCTCACTGGTCGGATCTGGTTACGCTGCTGCGAGGACGCTTTGGTGCGGCTCGCCGGCTCGGCTCGAAACTATGGG CTCAGCTACGTTGGACTCCGAAAATGAAAGCTCAGCTAGCTCGCATCTTTGCTCCCGGGACGGATCGTCTTCACAGCCGCAGTCCAGTGAGGGTCAATTTGCCCCAG AGCCGCTGGCGCCTGTTGCGGTGGCGGCGACAAGCAGCGAGAGCGACAGCGAGGACGAAGACGCTCTCCTCGTCGCCGACTCGCGCTACGACAGCCAGACTCCGCCTTGCACAG
- the trim37 gene encoding E3 ubiquitin-protein ligase TRIM37 isoform X2 produces MDEQSVESIAEVFRCIICMGKLRDARLCPHCSKLCCFSCIRRWLTEPGARCPHCRAPLQLRDLVNCRWAEEVTQQLDTLQLCSLTKHEDNDKDKCENHHEKLSVFCWTCKKCICHQCALWGGMHGGHTFKPLVEIYEQHVTKVKEEVTKLRRRLMELISLVQEVERNVEAVRGAKDERVREIRNAVEMMIARLDNQLKNKLITLMGQKTSLTQETELLESILQEVEHQLHSCSKSELISKSPEILLMFQQVHRKPMQSFVTTPVPPDFTSELVPAYDSSTFVLVNFSTLRQRADPVYSPPLQISGLCWRLKVYPDGNGVVRGNYLSVFLELSAGLPETSKYEYRVEMVHQTSSDPSKNIIREFASDFEVGECWGYNRFFRLDLLASEGYLNMQTDTLVLRYQVRSPTFFQKCRDQYWYIGQLESAQSGYIQQINNLKERLAIELFRHRSSPPEPRPAVSERDPRAVKSDGDIQTTLSNGKKAGNDDVRTSHDDSNELSDGDLEVDCLTEEEVNPLDCSSTSGSSTATSNTEENDIDEETMSGENDVDFIGNLDTEEGELPDDLDGAAGGSSFCLRSSLLSSALSRVNGGGGASAAAAGAVGGSGSSSLLDMDPVILIRLLDLKEHDNVETLWGLQPRPPASLLHSQDLSSRKDRERRPQVVRRSAPDSAVLVRLKAQIAEVRNKMSDIKSQVPEPRAAGEPRPGPSAIAHPESSAGRSRPYRPGQKCPSSVLESDDASGGRQRSPDRTEKDGVELGLHLKEAVDGGTKTTDGTQLSPEQSSSKRLTCTASGRRDDVFSLVGSGYAAARTLWCGSPARLETMGSATLDSENESSASSHLCSRDGSSSQPQSSEGQFAPEPLAPVAVAATSSESDSEDEDALLVADSRYDSQTPPCTGESLSEDMTDR; encoded by the exons ATGGATGAACAAAGCGTGGAG AGCATCGCCGAGGTGTTCCGCTGCATCATTTGCATGGGGAAGCTGAGGGACGCTCGCCTCTGCCCACACTGCTCCAAGCTCTGCTGCTTCAGCTGCATACGG CGCTGGCTGACGGAGCCTGGAGCTCGGTGTCCACACTGTCG AGCTCCACTCCAGCTGAGGGACCTGGTCAACTGCCGCTGGGCCGAGGAGGTGACGCAACAACTGGACACGCTGCAGCTTTGCAGCCTCACCAAGCACGAGGATAACGACAAAGACAA ATGTGAGAACCATCACGAGAAGCTGAGTGTCTTCTGCTGGACGTGTAAGAAATGCATCTGCCACCAGTGCGCTCTGTGGGGCGGCATG CACGGCGGCCACACCTTCAAGCCGCTTGTGGAGATCTACGAGCAGCACGTGACTAAAGTGAAGGAAGAGGTGACCAAGCTGCGCCGACGCCTCATGGAGCTCATCAGCCTAGTGCAGGAAGTG GAAAGGAACGTGGAGGCGGTGCGGGGAGCCAAGGACGAGCGGGTCAGGGAGATCCGCAACGCTGTGGAGATGATGATCGCCCGTCTGGACAACCAACTGAAGAACAAACTCATCACGCTCATGG GCCAGAAGACATCCTTGACCCAGGAGACAGAGCTGCTGGAGTCCATTTTACAGGAAGTGGAGCATCAG CTCCACTCGTGCAGTAAGAGCGAGCTGATCTCCAAGAGTCCGGAGATCTTGCTGATGTTCCAGCAGGTCCACAGGAAGCCCATGCAGTCCTTCGTCACTACGCCCGTGCCGCCTGACTTCACCAG TGAGCTTGTTCCTGCCTACGACTCCAGCACTTTTGTTTTGGTGAACTTCAG CACCCTGAGGCAACGGGCTGACCCGGTCTATAGCCCTCCTCTGCAAATATCTGGACTCTGTTGGAGACTCAAAGTCTACCCG GATGGTAACGGTGTTGTTCGTGGCAACTACCTGTCCGTGTTTTTGGAGCTGTCCGCAGGACTCCCCGAAACGTCAAA GTATGAGTACCGCGTGGAGATGGTCCACCAGACCTCCAGCGACCCGAGCAAGAACATTATCCGGGAGTTTGCCTCAGACTTTGAGGTGGGCGAGTGCTGGGGCTACAACCGCTTCTTTCGGCTGGACCTCCTGGCCAGCGAGGGCTATCTGAACATGCAGACGGACACGCTGGTGCTCAG ATACCAGGTGCGATCGCCCACCTTCTTCCAGAAGTGCAGAGACCAGTACTGGTATATCGGCCAGCTAGAATCTGCTCAGAGTGGCTACATCCAGCAGATCAACAACCTCAAAGAG CGATTGGCCATCGAGCTGTTCCGCCACCGCTCCTCGCCCCCCGAACCGAGGCCGGCAGTCTCCGAACGGGACCCCCGTGCCGTCAAGAGCGATGGCGACATTCAGACTACGCTGAGCAACGGGAAAAAAGCCGGCAACGACGATGTGCGAACCTCGCACGATGACTCCAAC GAGCTGTCTGACGGGGACCTGGAGGTAGACTGCCTCACCGAGGAGGAGGTGAACCCCCTGGACTGCAGCAGCACTTCAGGGAGCTCCACGGCCACCAGCAACACTGAAGAGAACGACATTGATGAAGAAACCAT GTCCGGTGAGAACGACGTGGACTTCATCGGAAACCTCGACACGGAGGAAGGAGAGCTCCCCGATGACTTGGATGGAGCCGCCG gtGGTTCCAGCTTCTGCTTGCGTTCCTCACTTCTCAGTTCAGCTCTTAGCCGTGTCAACGGAGGAGGCGGGGcttctgctgctgctgctggtgcAGTCGGTGGCAGCGGAAGCAGCAGCCTCCTTGACATGGACCCGGTCATCCTCATCCGTCTGCTAGATTTGAAAGAACATGACAACGTGGAGACCCTGTGGGGGCTTCAGCCTCGACCGCCGGCATCTCTTCTCCACAGCCAAG ATCTGTCCTCAAGGAAAGACCGGGAGCGTCGTCCCCAAGTGGTGCGTCGCTCCGCCCCGGATTCGGCGGTCCTCGTGCGACTCAAGGCGCAGATCGCTGAGGTACGCAACAAAATGTCTGACATCAAGAGCCAGGTGCCGGAGCCCCGCGCGGCCGGAGAACCTAGACCCGGTCCGTCTGCGATCGCGCACCCGGAGTCGTCCGCCGGTCGGTCCAGGCCGTACCGCCCAG GGCAGAAATGTCCGTCGTCTGTCCTGGAAAGCGACGACGCTTCCGGGGGACGTCAGAGGAGTCCGGATCGGACGGAAAAAGATGGCGTGGAACTCGGACTGCATCTCAAAGAAGCTGTGGACG GAGGAACAAAGACGACGGACGGAACTCAGTTGTCACCAGAGCAGTCGTCCTCCAAGCGACTGACGTGCACGGCTTCAGGGCGCAGGGACGACGTATTCTCACTGGTCGGATCTGGTTACGCTGCTGCGAGGACGCTTTGGTGCGGCTCGCCGGCTCGGCTCGAAACTATGGG CTCAGCTACGTTGGACTCCGAAAATGAAAGCTCAGCTAGCTCGCATCTTTGCTCCCGGGACGGATCGTCTTCACAGCCGCAGTCCAGTGAGGGTCAATTTGCCCCAG AGCCGCTGGCGCCTGTTGCGGTGGCGGCGACAAGCAGCGAGAGCGACAGCGAGGACGAAGACGCTCTCCTCGTCGCCGACTCGCGCTACGACAGCCAGACTCCGCCTTGCACAG
- the trim37 gene encoding E3 ubiquitin-protein ligase TRIM37 isoform X3, whose product MDEQSVESIAEVFRCIICMGKLRDARLCPHCSKLCCFSCIRRWLTEPGARCPHCRAPLQLRDLVNCRWAEEVTQQLDTLQLCSLTKHEDNDKDKCENHHEKLSVFCWTCKKCICHQCALWGGMHGGHTFKPLVEIYEQHVTKVKEEVTKLRRRLMELISLVQEVERNVEAVRGAKDERVREIRNAVEMMIARLDNQLKNKLITLMGQKTSLTQETELLESILQEVEHQLHSCSKSELISKSPEILLMFQQVHRKPMQSFVTTPVPPDFTSELVPAYDSSTFVLVNFSTLRQRADPVYSPPLQISGLCWRLKVYPDGNGVVRGNYLSVFLELSAGLPETSKYEYRVEMVHQTSSDPSKNIIREFASDFEVGECWGYNRFFRLDLLASEGYLNMQTDTLVLRYQVRSPTFFQKCRDQYWYIGQLESAQSGYIQQINNLKERLAIELFRHRSSPPEPRPAVSERDPRAVKSDGDIQTTLSNGKKAGNDDVRTSHDDSNELSDGDLEVDCLTEEEVNPLDCSSTSGSSTATSNTEENDIDEETMSGENDVDFIGNLDTEEGELPDDLDGAAGGSSFCLRSSLLSSALSRVNGGGGASAAAAGAVGGSGSSSLLDMDPVILIRLLDLKEHDNVETLWGLQPRPPASLLHSQADLSSRKDRERRPQVVRRSAPDSAVLVRLKAQIAEVRNKMSDIKSQVPEPRAAGEPRPGPSAIAHPESSAGRSRPYRPGQKCPSSVLESDDASGGRQRSPDRTEKDGVELGLHLKEAVDGGTKTTDGTQLSPEQSSSKRLTCTASGRRDDVFSLVGSGYAAARTLCSATLDSENESSASSHLCSRDGSSSQPQSSEGQFAPEPLAPVAVAATSSESDSEDEDALLVADSRYDSQTPPCTGESLSEDMTDR is encoded by the exons ATGGATGAACAAAGCGTGGAG AGCATCGCCGAGGTGTTCCGCTGCATCATTTGCATGGGGAAGCTGAGGGACGCTCGCCTCTGCCCACACTGCTCCAAGCTCTGCTGCTTCAGCTGCATACGG CGCTGGCTGACGGAGCCTGGAGCTCGGTGTCCACACTGTCG AGCTCCACTCCAGCTGAGGGACCTGGTCAACTGCCGCTGGGCCGAGGAGGTGACGCAACAACTGGACACGCTGCAGCTTTGCAGCCTCACCAAGCACGAGGATAACGACAAAGACAA ATGTGAGAACCATCACGAGAAGCTGAGTGTCTTCTGCTGGACGTGTAAGAAATGCATCTGCCACCAGTGCGCTCTGTGGGGCGGCATG CACGGCGGCCACACCTTCAAGCCGCTTGTGGAGATCTACGAGCAGCACGTGACTAAAGTGAAGGAAGAGGTGACCAAGCTGCGCCGACGCCTCATGGAGCTCATCAGCCTAGTGCAGGAAGTG GAAAGGAACGTGGAGGCGGTGCGGGGAGCCAAGGACGAGCGGGTCAGGGAGATCCGCAACGCTGTGGAGATGATGATCGCCCGTCTGGACAACCAACTGAAGAACAAACTCATCACGCTCATGG GCCAGAAGACATCCTTGACCCAGGAGACAGAGCTGCTGGAGTCCATTTTACAGGAAGTGGAGCATCAG CTCCACTCGTGCAGTAAGAGCGAGCTGATCTCCAAGAGTCCGGAGATCTTGCTGATGTTCCAGCAGGTCCACAGGAAGCCCATGCAGTCCTTCGTCACTACGCCCGTGCCGCCTGACTTCACCAG TGAGCTTGTTCCTGCCTACGACTCCAGCACTTTTGTTTTGGTGAACTTCAG CACCCTGAGGCAACGGGCTGACCCGGTCTATAGCCCTCCTCTGCAAATATCTGGACTCTGTTGGAGACTCAAAGTCTACCCG GATGGTAACGGTGTTGTTCGTGGCAACTACCTGTCCGTGTTTTTGGAGCTGTCCGCAGGACTCCCCGAAACGTCAAA GTATGAGTACCGCGTGGAGATGGTCCACCAGACCTCCAGCGACCCGAGCAAGAACATTATCCGGGAGTTTGCCTCAGACTTTGAGGTGGGCGAGTGCTGGGGCTACAACCGCTTCTTTCGGCTGGACCTCCTGGCCAGCGAGGGCTATCTGAACATGCAGACGGACACGCTGGTGCTCAG ATACCAGGTGCGATCGCCCACCTTCTTCCAGAAGTGCAGAGACCAGTACTGGTATATCGGCCAGCTAGAATCTGCTCAGAGTGGCTACATCCAGCAGATCAACAACCTCAAAGAG CGATTGGCCATCGAGCTGTTCCGCCACCGCTCCTCGCCCCCCGAACCGAGGCCGGCAGTCTCCGAACGGGACCCCCGTGCCGTCAAGAGCGATGGCGACATTCAGACTACGCTGAGCAACGGGAAAAAAGCCGGCAACGACGATGTGCGAACCTCGCACGATGACTCCAAC GAGCTGTCTGACGGGGACCTGGAGGTAGACTGCCTCACCGAGGAGGAGGTGAACCCCCTGGACTGCAGCAGCACTTCAGGGAGCTCCACGGCCACCAGCAACACTGAAGAGAACGACATTGATGAAGAAACCAT GTCCGGTGAGAACGACGTGGACTTCATCGGAAACCTCGACACGGAGGAAGGAGAGCTCCCCGATGACTTGGATGGAGCCGCCG gtGGTTCCAGCTTCTGCTTGCGTTCCTCACTTCTCAGTTCAGCTCTTAGCCGTGTCAACGGAGGAGGCGGGGcttctgctgctgctgctggtgcAGTCGGTGGCAGCGGAAGCAGCAGCCTCCTTGACATGGACCCGGTCATCCTCATCCGTCTGCTAGATTTGAAAGAACATGACAACGTGGAGACCCTGTGGGGGCTTCAGCCTCGACCGCCGGCATCTCTTCTCCACAGCCAAG CAGATCTGTCCTCAAGGAAAGACCGGGAGCGTCGTCCCCAAGTGGTGCGTCGCTCCGCCCCGGATTCGGCGGTCCTCGTGCGACTCAAGGCGCAGATCGCTGAGGTACGCAACAAAATGTCTGACATCAAGAGCCAGGTGCCGGAGCCCCGCGCGGCCGGAGAACCTAGACCCGGTCCGTCTGCGATCGCGCACCCGGAGTCGTCCGCCGGTCGGTCCAGGCCGTACCGCCCAG GGCAGAAATGTCCGTCGTCTGTCCTGGAAAGCGACGACGCTTCCGGGGGACGTCAGAGGAGTCCGGATCGGACGGAAAAAGATGGCGTGGAACTCGGACTGCATCTCAAAGAAGCTGTGGACG GAGGAACAAAGACGACGGACGGAACTCAGTTGTCACCAGAGCAGTCGTCCTCCAAGCGACTGACGTGCACGGCTTCAGGGCGCAGGGACGACGTATTCTCACTGGTCGGATCTGGTTACGCTGCTGCGAGGACGCTTTG CTCAGCTACGTTGGACTCCGAAAATGAAAGCTCAGCTAGCTCGCATCTTTGCTCCCGGGACGGATCGTCTTCACAGCCGCAGTCCAGTGAGGGTCAATTTGCCCCAG AGCCGCTGGCGCCTGTTGCGGTGGCGGCGACAAGCAGCGAGAGCGACAGCGAGGACGAAGACGCTCTCCTCGTCGCCGACTCGCGCTACGACAGCCAGACTCCGCCTTGCACAG